From the genome of Solidesulfovibrio carbinolicus, one region includes:
- a CDS encoding flavodoxin family protein, which yields MTAGPPVVFLCGPRAGGNSDAAGRAFAAGLARAGYAPRIIALRDHAFAPCRGCGACAGPGHRCVLDRPGDAAAGLFAALDAAPVAAFAAPIYFYHVPALFKAFIDRAQRRYEVRQAQGAGEVPDRLAYPLLVAGRPRGERLFEGALLTLKYFLWPFGFLPGPATLLRGLDAPGDLAGDAQALAAIEAAGEAAGEAAAVFLGDQP from the coding sequence GTGACGGCCGGACCGCCGGTGGTCTTTCTGTGCGGCCCCCGGGCCGGCGGCAATTCCGACGCCGCCGGCCGGGCCTTTGCCGCCGGTCTGGCCCGGGCCGGGTACGCGCCCCGGATTATCGCCCTGCGCGACCACGCCTTCGCCCCCTGCCGGGGCTGCGGGGCCTGCGCCGGGCCGGGCCATCGCTGCGTTCTGGACCGGCCCGGCGACGCCGCAGCCGGGCTGTTCGCCGCCCTGGACGCCGCGCCCGTGGCCGCCTTTGCCGCGCCCATCTACTTTTACCATGTGCCGGCGCTGTTTAAAGCCTTCATCGACCGGGCCCAGCGCCGCTATGAGGTCCGGCAGGCCCAGGGCGCGGGCGAGGTCCCGGACCGGCTGGCCTATCCCCTGCTTGTGGCCGGCCGGCCGCGCGGCGAGCGGCTTTTCGAGGGCGCGCTTCTTACGCTCAAATACTTCCTGTGGCCCTTTGGCTTTCTGCCCGGCCCGGCCACCCTGCTGCGGGGCCTGGACGCCCCGGGCGATCTGGCCGGCGACGCCCAGGCCCTGGCCGCCATCGAGGCCGCCGGCGAAGCGGCCGGCGAAGCAGCGGCCGTTTTCCTGGGCGACCAGCCGTGA
- a CDS encoding MBL fold metallo-hydrolase: MDILAFPLGPLETNCYLAMAGTAALAVDPGGNPGVVLNEIEQRGLTLEAICLTHLHCDHLYGVAALARATGAKVWAGAEDAMLMETELGRGGLMGLPMVDGFDWAPVAPGEATIAGEPCRVLATPGHSPGSRSFYFPGAGAVFVGDLLFYRSIGRTDFAGGDYDVLIKSVVTEIFALPEKTLVYPGHGPATTVGDEKRHNPFFSEFAR; this comes from the coding sequence ATGGATATTCTCGCCTTTCCCCTCGGTCCCCTGGAAACCAACTGCTATCTGGCCATGGCCGGCACGGCCGCCCTGGCCGTGGACCCGGGCGGCAATCCCGGCGTCGTTCTAAACGAGATCGAACAACGCGGCCTGACCCTCGAAGCCATCTGCCTGACCCACCTGCACTGCGACCACCTCTACGGCGTGGCCGCCCTGGCAAGGGCCACCGGGGCCAAGGTCTGGGCCGGGGCCGAGGACGCCATGCTCATGGAAACCGAACTGGGCCGGGGCGGGCTTATGGGCCTGCCCATGGTCGACGGCTTCGACTGGGCGCCGGTTGCGCCCGGCGAGGCGACCATCGCCGGGGAGCCCTGCCGGGTGCTGGCCACCCCGGGCCATTCCCCGGGCAGCCGGTCGTTTTATTTCCCCGGAGCCGGGGCGGTTTTCGTCGGCGACCTGCTCTTTTACCGCTCCATTGGCCGCACCGACTTTGCCGGCGGCGACTACGACGTGCTCATCAAGTCCGTGGTCACCGAGATCTTTGCCCTGCCCGAAAAGACCCTGGTCTACCCCGGCCACGGCCCGGCCACCACGGTCGGCGACGAAAAGCGCCACAACCCGTTTTTCTCGGAGTTCGCCCGGTGA